The region TTTGTAAACAAAACAGCACATAACATCACATATCCACAACTATACTGGGGAGTAGTTTCTACTTTTGCATGACTTCTCCCTTCTTACAACAAATTCacagatgcttcttacggagccactccttagttgccctggttgtgtgtttcgggtcgttgtcatgctggaagacccagccacgacccatcttcaatgctcttactgagggaaggaggttgttggccaagatctcgcgatacatggccccatccatcctcccctcaatacagtgcagtcgtcctgtcccctttgcagaaaagcatccccaaagaatgatgtttccacctccatgcttcacggttgggatggtgttcttggggttgtactcatccttcttcttcctccaaacactgcgtgtggagtttagaccaggtctttgaccaggtcctgccatgtagttctgggctgatccctcaccttcctcatgatcattgatgccccacaaggagAGGCCCTGCatggagattgaccatcatctggagttcaaactggtgcagttattacaggtaatgagtggagaacaggagggcttcttaaagaaaaactaacaggtctgtgagagatgacatttttactggttggttagtgatcaaatacttacgtcatgcaataaaatgcaaattaattataaaaaaatcatacaatgtgattttctggatttttgttttagattccgtctctcacagttgaagtgtacttatgataaaaatgacagacctctgcaagctttgtaagtaggaaaacccgcaaaatcgtcagtgtatcaaatacttgttctccccactgtaaataccGTACACCTCCAGACATCAGATAATTGGGGACACAGTTGCATAATTAAAGACTCACCTCAAACACTGTTCTCtttatgaaaacaaacacacacgtacgcGATGAACCCGGCTAGTTATCTCAATGAGGTTAAACTATCACTAACTGTACGCTGTGTGAGGTGTATGACCTACATGTTAAACCAGACTGATATAGAGCAGAGAGCTGGGGCTACACCATAGAGGAGCCAGAGGACCACTTCTTACTCAAACCCGGACTGACTACACCTCTCACCATGAGGGTCATTATTGTACGTATGACTGCAAAACAGGAGAAAATATGCGTATACATCATTAGTTTGACATGGTGTATGTCAGTTGCAGATTCATATCTATTACCAATCAAacaatgtattgtgttttctagtgttacaggtaaatgttttgttgatatATTGTTATCAGAAATGTTTAGTGTTTTTCACCTGCAATGTGTTAagatctgtattttattgtttttgttattatctGTCCAAATCTGTCTCAGGGTCCAGACCCATCTCTGGTATATCGTCCCAACCTGAACCAGGAGCATAAAGAAAAATCAGAATACAGGAATTTTGAGGTCAGCGAAACACCATTATTTTTAATGGTTGTGTTAAAGGGGTACTTGGGATTATGACAATGAAATCTTTCCAAGACTCAGATCTAGTTAAGGAAGAGGTATAAAATGCTAAATGGGTTGCTAGTAGATGCAATATTTTTTCAGTCACTGCGCTAACACTAGTCAGTAATtgagcaaaacaacacacagcaaATTCCTTATAAAGTACATATAATGTTCACAATTTAATGTGATTCAAGGGAAGTAGATAAAATGCCTGCGGGAAGAACAATCCAAACTATCAGAACAATCCCTTTCAAATTGGTATCCTTagtttttacatacatttcGGAAGTTCTTAGATCTAAAGTTGTATTGGACAGAAATGAAACTTGGTCCCTTGGTCACTTTTTCACATGCTATTAGTAAGGACAGTTTTGGTTGCTTAAAATATTAGATTAAAGCCAAATTGTATCAAACACTTTTGATGTACCACACATTTTTGCGTCAATAGCATTGACAATATAAATCACAACTGTTGCTGTTGCAGTAGTTGCAGAGTCTCTGTCTTAAATCTGATTGGTGTACATTCAAAATACAATGCACTGATTAAAAAACATGAAGTTGAACATTCAAGATTCTTTGATGGACTGGATCTTAAAATAGGACAACAATTGTTATTAATGATACCATGTTCATCTGAAATAGGGCCTGATTCTACATTAATTTATTGAGGAGGTGAAGAGCAATAATTTTCTTTCAATTATACAGCTTTCCAAATTGTAGCTGGTTTCCTAGTACATTCAGATTTAGTGTTTCAACTAATTTTCTAAATACAAATTGGCACAACAGTCCTGCTGTGTATGTTCTATAGAAAATagaatatataaaaagatacaGAAGTATTTCTGGCATTTAGCCTCACCTATTTGGATACAGAGCTGCCAGAATTGCAAATTTGTGTTAGATACTTGGAGTGGTTTTGCTAAATGGAATCACAGGAATTTGAATGTTGAACAATAGAAATATTTCAGTATGGATATACTCATCACTAAACATTCAACAGACTTGAAATATAACACAACACCTGTGTAGAACAGAACTCAACACTACTATTTTGTATTCATATAAACCCAAATGTGATAAGCGGCAGGTGTCCTTTAATACatctgtaatgtgtgtaacAGAGCGGGGGTCTGATTGATCGTGTCTATAACACATACAAGCTGATGCACACCCACCAGACCCTGGACTTTGTCAAGAAGAAAGTGAGTTGGTCAGAGATTCAGAAAATGATGTTAGTTTGGGGGACAACGTAACAAGTAAAACAAGTAGGAGTGTAAAATAACTGTGACGATTAACATGGAATGCCCTCTAATGTTACAGATTATAATCTGAACACGTTTTTCCATCTCCTCTTTGCAGCACTGTGAGTGGTCAGGTTGTGGGCATGCCCAGATGAAGATGATGGAGGCTGTCATGTCTCTAGACAAGCTGGTTGATGAGTCTGACCCTGATGTCGACTTCCCCAACTCATACCATGCCTTCCAGACAGCAGAGGGAATACGCAAGGAGCACCCTGATAAAGGTACAcgcacacccagacacacagacacacacagacacacgcgcacacacacacagcgtttTCAGTGTAGCTGAATAAGAATTTGCACAGAAAGTGGGCCTCAGTTCCCATGCTTTACTCTGTTCTCCCTCCGTTCAGACTGGTTCCACTTGGTAGGGCTAATCCACGACATTGGAAAGAACGTGGCCCTGTGGGGGGAACCTCAGGTGACTGATTTTTATGTTCTCCAGAGTGATGATGAGCCTTCATGATGCTGGACTATGCTAACTGCAGTGGTAACATTGCTTGTAATGCTAAGCATTGCTAAGCTACTACACTGTGCCCCTGTCCACCAGTGGGCTGTAGTGGGGGACACGTTCCCAGTGGGGTGCAGGTTTCAGGACAGCATTGTGTTTCGAGACAGCACCTTCGTGGACAATCCGGATGACAAAAACCCTGCTTACAAGTACTGCTCCACCTTCCTCTACTTTTTTTGACCATTCTCATCAAAAAGGTCTTAGAAACCCACCATTCATGGTATAACTTGCAGGCTAGCCAGGCTGGAGgtgtttatttataataataaatagattGACGTAGTTTAACAGTTTAGATGGCATATTTGTATGacaacctctcctctctctctagtTCTGAATGTGGGATCTATAAGCCTAACTGTGGGCTGAGCACGGTGCTGATGTCCTGGGGCCACGACGGTGAGTTTACCCAAACACCATCACTCAAAGACACATAGGTTTATACTGTAATACTACTGACCTGCTCTTGGGGCCGTTTGTTTCAGAGTATCTCTACAGGGTCATGAAGTTCAACAAGTGCACCATCCCAGAAGAGGTGAGTACCTGActagtgaaatgttttcattctgcTACCTCAACCCCAGGTAATGTTGTTCACTATACCTACACATGCCTTTTTGCCttatttttttcacaattgTTATGTTTTGGAATGAAAGCACCATTACTCATATTGTAGTTCATTATAATCCACCTGGAAacccagagatgttaatgtaaCTTCACCTCTCCTCTGTGTGTAGGGTCTGTATATGATCCGGTTCCATTCGTTCTACCCCTGGCACTCCCATGGAGACTACATGCACCTCTGCGATGACAGTGACCTGCGCTTTTTGCCCTGGGTCCGCGAGTTCaagtatgtctctctctctctctgacaccaaaacacacacaactgtttATTCAGTCCTGCGTGCAGTCAGTTTGACGTCAAACCTCTGACCCCTACAGTAAGTTTGACCTCTACACTAAGACGGCCGAGCTGCCTGATGTGGAGAATCTGAAGCCATACTATCAGTCTCTTATTGACAAGTACTGCCCCGGTGTACTGAACTGGTGATTCACAGAACTGGTGTTGAGCAATTTTCAAACGAATCCTCGTTTCTTAATTGGTTCTCAAAGATTTGGTCTGGTGAGTCACTATAGTGCAACAGAGTTTCCATCTCGTTCTACAGGCAGAATCAGAATCAAACTTCTCATATCTCAGAACTCTAAATAATTACAACTTAAGCCTAACAAATCTGTTTCCCTTATTTCTGTATCCATTAGAAATTCAGCAAATtactttgaaaataaaacaaacacaacctgCAACAATTTTAGAGATTTAGCTGTTTTACTGTCTGATAAAGTTATTGAACGTGAGCATCGGTCCGTTTATTATTGTTTTGCGACGTTAAAaaggtttacatttttgttcagtgcaTA is a window of Esox lucius isolate fEsoLuc1 chromosome 19, fEsoLuc1.pri, whole genome shotgun sequence DNA encoding:
- the miox gene encoding inositol oxygenase, encoding MRVIIGPDPSLVYRPNLNQEHKEKSEYRNFESGGLIDRVYNTYKLMHTHQTLDFVKKKHCEWSGCGHAQMKMMEAVMSLDKLVDESDPDVDFPNSYHAFQTAEGIRKEHPDKDWFHLVGLIHDIGKNVALWGEPQWAVVGDTFPVGCRFQDSIVFRDSTFVDNPDDKNPAYNSECGIYKPNCGLSTVLMSWGHDEYLYRVMKFNKCTIPEEGLYMIRFHSFYPWHSHGDYMHLCDDSDLRFLPWVREFNKFDLYTKTAELPDVENLKPYYQSLIDKYCPGVLNW